A genome region from Nocardioides cynanchi includes the following:
- the glmU gene encoding bifunctional UDP-N-acetylglucosamine diphosphorylase/glucosamine-1-phosphate N-acetyltransferase GlmU, giving the protein MPSDLTVIVLAAGGGTRMKSGTAKVLHEIGGRSMVGHVLTAVRALEPTRIVAVVGHQRDQVGPHIQSLAPEVTLAVQEEQHGTGHAVRIAMDSLAGSPGTTTGTVIVAAGDTPLLRGDTLRDFASEHEAAQCAVSVLSGVVGEPHGYGRIVRNDEGDVEAIVEEKDATPVQREIAEISSGILAFDAAFLVESLPRLGNDNAKGEYYLTDVVGLARDAGLAVGAFPIDDVMQTEGVNDRLQLANLGRELNRRTLEGWMREGVTVMDPATTWVDSGVRLAPDVTLLPGVQLLGATVVGTHTVIGPDSTLKDCEIGRHARVVRSHAELAVIEDQASVGPFAYLRPGTTLGQGGKIGTFVETKNARIGDGAKVPHLSYVGDADIGAGTNIGAGTIFANYDGTNKHHTTVGKGAKTGANNTFVAPVTIGDGAMTGGGAVVRRDVPPGALAVSGGPQRNLEGRSHVRREPPTAPDAPHVEDAAAGGGES; this is encoded by the coding sequence ATGCCCAGCGACCTGACCGTGATCGTGCTCGCCGCGGGTGGGGGCACCCGCATGAAGTCCGGGACGGCCAAGGTCCTGCACGAGATCGGGGGCCGCAGCATGGTCGGCCACGTGCTGACCGCGGTCCGGGCGCTGGAGCCCACGCGGATCGTGGCGGTCGTGGGCCACCAGCGCGACCAGGTGGGCCCCCACATCCAATCGCTGGCCCCCGAGGTGACCCTGGCGGTCCAGGAGGAGCAGCACGGCACCGGGCACGCCGTCCGGATCGCGATGGACTCCCTGGCCGGCTCACCCGGTACGACGACCGGCACCGTGATCGTGGCTGCCGGCGACACCCCGCTGCTGCGCGGTGACACCCTGCGCGACTTCGCCTCGGAGCACGAGGCGGCCCAGTGCGCGGTCAGCGTGCTCAGCGGGGTCGTCGGCGAGCCCCACGGCTACGGCCGGATCGTGCGCAACGACGAGGGCGACGTCGAGGCGATCGTGGAGGAGAAGGACGCGACCCCCGTGCAGCGCGAGATCGCCGAGATCAGCTCGGGCATCCTCGCCTTCGACGCGGCCTTCCTCGTGGAGTCCCTGCCCCGCCTGGGCAACGACAACGCCAAGGGGGAGTACTACCTCACCGACGTCGTCGGCCTGGCCCGCGACGCCGGCCTGGCCGTCGGCGCCTTCCCGATCGACGACGTGATGCAGACCGAGGGGGTCAACGACCGGCTCCAGCTGGCCAACCTCGGCCGCGAGCTCAACCGGCGCACCCTCGAGGGCTGGATGCGCGAGGGCGTCACCGTGATGGACCCCGCGACCACCTGGGTCGACTCCGGGGTGAGGCTGGCGCCCGACGTGACCCTGCTGCCCGGCGTCCAGCTGCTCGGCGCCACGGTCGTCGGCACCCACACCGTGATCGGGCCCGACAGCACGCTCAAGGACTGCGAGATCGGCCGCCACGCCCGCGTGGTGCGCTCCCACGCCGAGCTCGCCGTGATCGAGGACCAGGCCAGTGTCGGCCCCTTCGCCTACCTCCGCCCCGGTACGACGCTCGGGCAGGGGGGCAAGATCGGCACCTTCGTGGAGACCAAGAACGCCCGGATCGGTGACGGCGCGAAGGTCCCCCACCTGTCCTACGTCGGTGACGCCGACATCGGTGCGGGCACCAACATCGGCGCCGGCACGATCTTCGCCAACTACGACGGCACCAACAAGCACCACACCACGGTCGGGAAGGGCGCCAAGACCGGCGCCAACAACACCTTCGTCGCGCCGGTGACGATCGGCGACGGCGCGATGACCGGCGGCGGTGCCGTCGTGCGACGTGACGTGCCGCCGGGTGCCCTCGCCGTGTCCGGAGGTCCCCAGCGCAACCTCGAGGGCCGGTCCCACGTCCGGCGCGAGCCGCCCACGGCGCCCGACGCGCCCCACGTGGAGGACGCCGCCGCCGGTGGGGGAGAATCCTGA